The nucleotide sequence TGCTCACAAACAAATGGAGTGTATAATAACATCCGAAGAAAACATCGTTTTTAAAATGAATAGGGACCTGGCAGTCATTCTATTCACCAACCTCATTAAAAATGCAATTGTTTATGGGGAAAATGGAAGTCTGATCAATATTGAAATTGAGAAACAAGAGATAAGAATCTCTAACTTATCTACACAAGAAGCCTTGAAAAAAGAGAAATTATTTACCCGTTTCTATAAAATAAGCAGTAAAAATTCCAATGGTCTTGGTTTGGCAATCTCTAAAGCCATAGCTGATGAATACGATCTAGAATTAGAATATTATTTTGATGAAAGACACATTTTCAAAGTAGTATTTCCAAAATCCTAAATTTCTTCCCAAAATATAATCTTACAAGATAAATTCCAGGTTCTTTCCTGATTTCAGTTTGATATTGCGGTAATCTTTAAAATCTGTAATATGAAACGAAGAATCTTAATGACAGTGATTTTAGCAGGAATCCTTATATCCTGTAATTACAATGATAGTCCTGATGTGAAAACTCCTTCTGTGGTATTAAATACTTTTCAGCGAGAATTTCCAGAAGCAATAGATATTAGATGGGAGGAATTTAAAGATAAGTATGAAGTAGATTTTGAATATAAAAATATAGATTATTCCGCCATAATTGCGAGGGATGGTAACTTGATTAAATATAAGTATGAAATCTTGTCTTCCCAATTACCAGAAGCTGTGAATAACACCATCAAGACTAATTATGATATGAGAAAAATTGATGACTATGAAATTCTAAAAATTGGAAAAATTACTTATTACCAGATAGAAATTGATGGAAGCCTAATGGACGAAAAACTGATTTTTAATTCAACTGGAGATCAAAATCCACAGATAAAATATTTTGATTAATCTAGTAGCTACAAGAAATATCAACCTTTATAAATGCCTATTTATAAAGCGATTTTTTTAATTAAAATTATCAATTATGAACAAGACTGTTTTATCAATTATACTCGGAGTACTTATTTTGGTGGGAGGATTAATTTTCTCATTTGAGAGAAAAGGAACTTTCACACAGAATAAAGATTATTCCTATCAGATCGAATCCACATGGGAACTTCCCAAAATTTTGTCTGAAATTTCAGGAATAGAATGGATT is from Gillisia sp. Hel1_33_143 and encodes:
- a CDS encoding PepSY-like domain-containing protein, coding for MKRRILMTVILAGILISCNYNDSPDVKTPSVVLNTFQREFPEAIDIRWEEFKDKYEVDFEYKNIDYSAIIARDGNLIKYKYEILSSQLPEAVNNTIKTNYDMRKIDDYEILKIGKITYYQIEIDGSLMDEKLIFNSTGDQNPQIKYFD